From one Pempheris klunzingeri isolate RE-2024b chromosome 9, fPemKlu1.hap1, whole genome shotgun sequence genomic stretch:
- the LOC139207281 gene encoding exosome complex component RRP40-like: MFSGFKDKVGEVLLPGDEFCLETEDTISLTEQAKPEKVVCGPGLRRSGGRLVVCKSGVLRHKQPNMFWIDSQQRRYVPAKGETVIGIVTVKSGDVFKVDFGGSEQASLSYLAFEGATKRNRPNVQVGDLVFSQFIIANKDMEPELVCVDSGGRANGMGVFGGGGLLFTVSLGLVRRLLAPHSEVLSDLQQLLPCELVVGMNGRLWVKSSGVQQTLVVANLLQSCDTMTAQQRRQLFRRAAQGAL, translated from the exons ATGTTTTCTGGTTTCAAAGATAAAGTCGGGGAGGTTTTGTTACCAGGAGATGAATTCTGCTTAGAGACCGAAGACACCATCTCTCTGACGGAGCAGGCGAAGCCGGAGAAGGTGGTGTGTGGTCCGGGTCTGCGGCGGAGCGGAGGCCGGCTGGTGGTGTGTAAAAGCGGCGTCCTCCGACACAAACAGCCCAACATGTTCTGGATCGATTCACAGCAGCGGAGG TATGTCCCGGCCAAAGGAGAGACCGTCATCGGCATCGTGACGGTCAAATCTGGAGACGTCTTCAAGGTGGACTTTGGAGGAAGTGAGCAGGCGTCTCTGTCCTACCTGGCGTTTGAAGGAGCCACCAAGAGGAACCGACCCAACGTCCAG GTGGGGGACCTGGTGTTCTCTCAGTTCATCATAGCCAATAAGGACATGGAGccggagctggtgtgtgtggaCAGCGGGGGCCGGGCCAACGGGATGGGggtgtttggaggaggaggtctgcTCTTCACCGTCTCTCTGGGACTCGTCAGAAG ACTGCTGGCCCCCCACAGCGAggtcctgtctgacctgcagcagctgctccccTGTGAGCTGGTGGTGGGGATGAACGGCCGTCTGTGGGTGAAGTCCTCCGGCGTCCAGCAGACGCTCGTCGTCGCCaacctgctgcagagctgcgACACCATGACGGCCCAGCAGAGACGGCAGCTGTTCAGGAGGGCGGCACAGGGGGCGCTGTAG
- the LOC139207096 gene encoding polyadenylate-binding protein-interacting protein 2-like produces the protein MKDPSLSNVAPNMTTSDEVILSSQFISEEDPFAEYMWMENEEEFNRQVEEELWEEEFIERCFQEMLEEEEQWEWFIPSRDLPAQTAGPLQDQIGLLVLDADVHADADFDVVITSSLNPNAKEFTPGIQKHIM, from the exons ATGAAAGACCCGAGTCTCAGCAACGTCGCCCCGAACATGACGACCAGCGACGAGGTGATCCTGAGCAGCCAGTTCATCTCCGAGGAGGACCCGTTCGCTGAGTACATGTGGATGGAGAACGAGGAGGAGTTCAACAGGCAG gtggaggaggagctgtgggAGGAGGAGTTCATCGAGCGTTGTTTCCAGGagatgctggaggaggaggagcagtgggaGTGGTTCATCCCGTCCAGAGACCTCCCCGCTCAGACCGCCGGCCCGCTGCAGGACCAGATCGGCCTGCTGGTCCTGGACGCCGACGTCCACGCAGACGCAGACTTCGACGTGGTG ATCACCAGCAGCCTGAACCCCAACGCCAAGGAGTTCACCCCGGGGATCCAGAAACACATCATGTGA
- the matr3l1.2 gene encoding matrin 3-like 1.2, protein MSQKSQSDGGQKHFAVGRGLLAAAETLNFSMNEQRSSRQMGGMASGMGVGGGMEGPDSSSQRSRPGSGSNLGNTMKLFASLGLSPSDLDTLAEIPEEDINMETLPHILMQLKSRKGDAGERRGASSMSSDAAYRGGRESWDDVHMGRMGGPSLGQGSARAQPSADFGYSSLQDVAPSRGYSLSYSSSGGGGGGSRERPYSELSHHDSYSGLGMGPSSSDPVFMERRMGSPSNGKVQDFLGVMPPMFPHVCSLCDFDVHSIMEWNQHINGLRHAENRRLLLDMYPDWEPGMSSGRGGGLLDTPNLSAGLLGPAPMSSAQTAGGMSSSWGGGGGVSGLSGKNQSGQNKLRSRVVEVKYDRRPLSNKTLFAFAEPFGCLREHLVLKNKAFLEMNSHEEAVDMVNYYEQHPASLYGKPITFYLSKRLQVIEKGERSSDRSMDRPARDVKGHGSQVVFFSNLPREEEKKKELLTIAGRFGIVEKHLFLTDQAFVQLGTPEDAEMLVKYYSVNPLTIKGRPIRLNICAKYKTLNVNQRRQGASGGDNRGQRSGGPNTSASSRTSSGSLRASSSKSSSSSRAREERRKEEEEEEETNKPTPVEKPKAAAAAVEEEEVSGVMEGENGGEEAGEEQVTDGDAEGEEPEREESVKETVESEDARQEEVPDGDDVTDDTPGDVGGADGEAKQGAESEGRTEPRESEEHEEANAERGESSETAEGDAPGDAFDRDFLENMEDFVTLDELAEDEEEADSESDTIDNTRRGGMRVVNIVGFRRGYNFLNELLGLARPFGKVVKHLVLDLRPEAYLQFDTEEEARAMAKFYSTGNVTASVCGRPVRVSHSMSYPTIQCGSSKVVYIGQIPSSKYSDEDILKLAEPYGRVKKYFANRIKRECFIEMEKAEDAEKMAESCKANPPKFSGKRLTVYVSRKYRLLKHGHRCPSTIKRENSSMSPKSSKHPEEPPAKKSKDEKKPEEEDEEEEEEEEEEGGEEEKPKEDEEKKEEVEEEEEESCDVSGVEEKREEKAAEKIPEVCDQQQQLMEDEVKQEQREEEIQTSTNQNGQTEAPPPPDNKPSVASLPLPPHDPNCPIGVEHVKMGYYCRVCFLFYSNEETAKKAHCSSQSHYEKLQKYLEKEQTKAEKKKGKKTAA, encoded by the exons ATGTCTCAGAAGTCGCAGTCAGACGGAGGTCAGAAACACTTTGCTGTAGGTCGGGGGCTCCTGGCTGCCGCAGAGACCTTGAACTTCAGCATGAACGAACAGCGATCCAGTCGGCAGATGGGCGGTATGGCCTCAGGTATGGGGGTGGGCGGTGGCATGGAGGGCCCGGACAGCAGCTCCCAGAGGTCCCGGCCTGGCAGTGGCAGCAATCTTGGCAACACCATGAAGCTGTTTGCCAGTTTGGGGCTGTCGCCCTCGGACCTGGACACTCTAGCTGAAATCCCAGAAGAAGACATCAACATGGAAACGCTGCCGCACATCCTCATGCAGCTCAAGAGCCGCAAGGGAGACGCAGGAGAGCGGCGGGGGGCGTCCTCCATGTCCTCTGATGCTGCGTATCGAGGAGGAAGGGAAAGCTGGGATGATGTGCACATGGGGAGGATGGGTGGTCCTTCTCTGGGTCAGGGTTCAGCCCGGGCCCAGCCCTCTGCAGACTTTGGGTACAGTTCCCTGCAGGATGTCGCTCCCAGCCGTGGCTACAGCTTAAGTtacagcagcagcggcggcggcgggggtgggagcagagagaggccaTACTCTGAGCTTTCCCACCATGATTCCTACAGTGGGCTCGGCATGGGCCCCTCATCATCCGACCCTGTCTTTATGGAGAGGAGGATGGGCTCCCCGTCAAATGGAAAAGTCCAAGACTTCTTGGGAGTCATGCCCCCCATGTTCCCCCATGTGTGCTCTCTTTGTGACTTTGACGTTCATTCCATCATG GAGTGGAACCAGCACATTAACGGACTCCGACATGCCGAAAACAGACGGCTGCTGCTCGACAT GTACCCGGACTGGGAGCCTGGGATGTCCTCAGGCAGAGG TGGGGGTCTCCTGGACACCCCCAACCTGTCTGCAGGGCTCCTTGGACCTGCCCCCATGTCTTCAGCCCAGACAGCAGGAGGGATGTCATCCAGCTGGG gaggaggaggtggagtttCTGGTCTATCAGGAAAGAACCAGTCAGGACAAAATAAG CTGAGAAGCAGGGTGGTGGAGGTGAAGTACGACAGGAGGCCTCTCAGCAACAAGACCCTGTTCGCCTTCGCCGAGCCGTTCGGCTGCCTGAGGGAGCACCTGGTCCTCAAGAAcaag GCCTTCCTGGAGATGAACAGTCACGAGGAGGCTGTGGACATGGTGAACTACTACGAGCAGCACCCAGCATCGCTGTACGGCAAACCCATCACCTTCTACCTGTCCAAGAGGCTGCAGGTCATCGAG AAAGGCGAGCGGTCGTCCGACAGGTCGATGGACAGGCCTGCCAGGGACGTCAAAGGTCACGGCAGCCAAGTGGTTTTCTTCTCCAACCTgcccagagaggaagagaagaagaaggagctgcTGACCATCGCCGGGCGCTTCGGCATCGTGGAGAAACACCTGTTCTTAACTGACCAG GCGTTCGTCCAGCTGGGAACCCCCGAGGACGCAGAGATGCTGGTGAAGTATTACAGCGTGAACCCGCTCACTATCAAAGGACGACCCATCCGCCTCAACATCTGCGCAAAGTACAAGACCCTCAA CGTGAACCAGCGGAGGCAGGGAGCGTCCGGAGGAGACAACCGAGGCCAGAGGAGCGGCGGGCCGAACACCTCCGCCTCCTCCAGGACCTCCTCCGGCTCCCTCAGGGCCTCCTCGTCCAAATCCTCGTCCAGCTCCAgggccagagaggagaggaggaaggaggaggaggaggaggaggagacgaacAAACCGACTCCTGTGGAGAAAcctaaagcagcagcagcagctgtggaggaggaggaggtgtcgGGAGTGATGGAGGGGGAGAACGGAGGGGAGGAGGCAGGGGAGGAGCAGGTAACCGATGGCGACGCGGAGGGGgaggagccagagagagaggagtccGTGAAGGAAACGGTGGAGTCGGAGGACGCCCGACAGGAGGAG GTTCCCGATGGCGATGATGTCACCGATGACACGCCTGGAGACGTGGGCGGGGCCGACGGCGAGGCCAAGCAGGGGGCGGAGTCAGAGGGACGGACGGAGCCAAGGGAAAGTGAAGAACACGAAGAGGCGAACGCAGAGCGAGGGGAGAGTTCAGAGACGGCGGAAGGAGACGCACCTGGAGACGCA TTTGATCGGGACTTCCTGGAGAACATGGAGGACTTTGTGACGCTGGACGAACTGGCGGAGGACGAGGAAGAAGCAGACAGCGAGTCGGACACCATCG acAACACGAGGAGAGGG GGTATGAGGGTCGTCAACATCGTCGGTTTCAGACGAGGTTACAACTTCCTCAACGAGCTGCTGGGACTCGCCAGACCTTTTGGAAAAGTGGTCAAACACTTGGTGCTGGATTTAAGACCTGAG GCGTACCTTCAGTTCGACACCGAAGAAGAAGCTCGAGCGATGGCCAAGTTTTACAGCACCGGTAACGTGACGGCGTCGGTGTGCGGCCGACCGGTGAGGGTCAGTCACTCCATGAGCTACCCCACCATCCAG TGCGGCTCCAGTAAGGTGGTGTACATCGGTCAGATCCCGAGCAGCAAATACTCTGACGAGGACATCCTGAAGCTGGCAGAGCCGTACGGGAGGGTCAAGAAGTATTTCGCCAACAGGATCAAGAGAGAG TGCTTCATCGAGATGGAGAAAGCAGAGGACGCAGAGAAAATGGCTGAAAGTTGCAAAGCGAATCCGCCAAAGTTCAGCGGGAAGCGTCTGACGGTCTACGTCAGCAGGAAGTACAGGCTGCTCAAACACGG tcatcGCTGTCCGAGCACAatcaagagagaaaacagcagcatgtcGCCAAAATCCTCCAAACATCCTGAAGAGCCTCCAGCCAAGAAATCCAAGGACGAGAAgaaaccagaggaggaggatgaggaagaggaggaggaggaggaggaggagggaggagaggaggagaaaccgaaggaggacgaggagaaaaaggaggaggtggaggaggaggaggaggagagttgtGACGTGAGCGGCGtcgaagagaagagagaagaaaaggcgGCAGAGAAGATTCCTGAAGTTtgtgatcagcagcagcagctgatggagGAC GAGGTGAAACAGGAGCAGCGGGAGGAGGAGATTCAGACGTCGACCAATCAGAACGGACAGACGGAGGCCCCCCCGCCACCTGACAACAAACCCAGCGTGGCGTCTCTGCCGCTGCCGCCCCACGACCCCAACTGCCCCATCG GTGTCGAACACGTGAAGATGGGTTATTACTGCCGCGtctgcttcctgttttactCCAACGAAGAGACGGCGAAGAAAGCGCACTGCAGCAGCCAGAGTCACTACGAAAAGCTGCAG AAATACCTGGAGAAGGAACAGAccaaagcagagaagaagaaagggaagaagaCGGCGGCGTGA